One genomic window of Podarcis muralis chromosome 9, rPodMur119.hap1.1, whole genome shotgun sequence includes the following:
- the LOC114604455 gene encoding centrin-2-like isoform X3: protein MRALGFEPKKEEIRKMVADIGKEGSCVIEFEDFLTMMTQKMSEKDTKEEILKAFRLFDDDGTGKISFKNLKRVAKELGENLTDEELQEMIDEADRDGDGEIDEQEFLRIMKKTSLY, encoded by the exons ATGCGTGCTCTTGGCTTtgagccaaagaaagaagaaattagaaagatgGTAGCAGATATCGGGAAAGAAGGAAGCTGTGTCATAGAGTTTGAAGACTTTTTGACTATGATGACCCAAAAAATG AGTGAAAAAGATACCAAAGAAGAAATCCTAAAGGCTTTCCGATTATTTGATGATGATGGGACAGGCAAGATTTCATTTAAGAACCTAAAGAGAGTTGCCAAGGAACTTGGAGAAAACTTAACAGATGAAGAGTTACAG GAAATGATAGATGAAGCTGACcgtgatggtgatggtgaaatAGATGAACAGGAGTTCTTGAGAATCATGAAGAAGACCAGTCTATATTAA